The sequence TTATATTTAGGACCGTAGAAGCGCAGGGGTTACTTGCTACTGGGCACTTAGCGCTGAAGAAAAGATCGGCAAACCGCTGAAAACCACGCGGGTCAGAGGCCACCTGCACATGCCCGCGACCCGTTGCCCTCAGCACAACGTGCTTAACTGTTTACCAGCAGCCGCAAAATACTTAGGGCCTGTTAACACTAATTCAATTCGCTCTGCTGGAGCCTGTATTTTCAGGATGAAAGGCATTTTTGGCGTTGTTTAGCGAGCTAAACGAGCGAAAAATAACGCATCAGCCTGGGAATACAGGCCCAGCCCTGCGGGTTGCGGCTAAAATCCCGCTCTCAGCGTTGTTTATCGCTCATTTGGAACAACCAAACTATGCTCCAAACGCCGGGAGCGTTTTAGCGTGTAACCCCGCAGGGGTGAGGCATAGGGATATGCCGAACAATCTGCGCTCCAAACGTCGGGGTGCCGCATCACTCGATAGCGAAATTTTAGCCGCAACAGAATGAATCGAATTAGTGTTAACAGGCCCTAACTGCTTAACCTCGACGATGCTTCTTGATCAAATCGTAAGCTGCTTGAATTTCCTGAGCTCGCTCAGTGGCGACTTTCAGCATATCTTCTGGCACACCCCTTCCGGCAAGCTTGTCTGGGTGATACTCGCTCATAAGTTTTCGGTATGCACTTTTCAACTGCGCATCACTAATCGAAGCATCTACACCGAGTGCACGGTAGGCGAGCACCAGCTCGTCTTCGCGCTGCTGCGGTGGCGACTGCCGCCCCTGTTGGCTGCGGTAGAAATGCGCTTGCGCTTTCACCATGCCGAGCAAGTGGTTAAACGCAAATGAGGAGTAACCTAGCGTACTGGCAATATCAGCCAACACTTTTTCCTCCTGCTCGTGCAGGTGGTTGTCCGCGTAAGCGAGGGAAATCAAATAGACGAGAATCATCTGTTTGAGATCCGGGTACTTGCCACAAACAAGATTAAACTCGTCGAGCACAGAGTGTGGATCAAAATCAGTCTGAGCGCCTTGCTGAAATAAGGCTATCGCTTTTTTGCGCGCCTCAGCCCCCAATCCCATTTTTGCCATAAGTTGCTCTGTGCCGCTCACTTCCTCTTCTGAGACGCGCCCGTCGGCCTTAGCCAAGTGGCCTAAGAGCGGAAAAACCGCATTAAAAAACGTTGTTTCAACTTTAGCCCGCTGCTCAGGATCGAAGCGTCGAGCAAATTGTTGTCTTCCGTGGTCAAAAAAATGGCCAATCAACACGCCTAAAATCGCACCAAATGGACCTAAGGTAAGAAACCCAATTAACCCGGCAATTATTTTTCCTAACATTCGCAAAACCTTGATGGCTAAAGCCACAATTATACAATGACAAGATAACACCCAACGACACGCTACCAGGCTATGACAGCAAAACTTTGGCAAGATATCAAAAGCTCGCTCTGCAA comes from Teredinibacter turnerae and encodes:
- the djlA gene encoding co-chaperone DjlA, which gives rise to MLGKIIAGLIGFLTLGPFGAILGVLIGHFFDHGRQQFARRFDPEQRAKVETTFFNAVFPLLGHLAKADGRVSEEEVSGTEQLMAKMGLGAEARKKAIALFQQGAQTDFDPHSVLDEFNLVCGKYPDLKQMILVYLISLAYADNHLHEQEEKVLADIASTLGYSSFAFNHLLGMVKAQAHFYRSQQGRQSPPQQREDELVLAYRALGVDASISDAQLKSAYRKLMSEYHPDKLAGRGVPEDMLKVATERAQEIQAAYDLIKKHRRG